The proteins below are encoded in one region of Scylla paramamosain isolate STU-SP2022 chromosome 8, ASM3559412v1, whole genome shotgun sequence:
- the LOC135102839 gene encoding protein lin-9 homolog isoform X2 gives MSRDYLTRVGQSAEQQAELLLTLKNGGFSSSSSSSSSSAFSQPQEPQQDFSPLSALGLHRVGEDRPSPSKEPSIQLNRRGMPARMRKKNRLYFDDDLVSTPTQVKSPKKAARGTPKKQVNPQPLPVAPVKLEPPTITTPDKKVAQQNGVRLRNFLKLPQAHKWVYFEWFYSNIDKPLFGGENDFQIVLKEAFPDLRTRRLTRRQWGMIRRMMGKPRRCSQAFFQEECQSLDKKRHVLRLLQQRKITDINTLKDFPLPDQIPMQLVIGTKVTARIRKPENGLYTGVIDAVDTSDNTYRITFDRHGIGTHSIPDYEVLSSEVAEIMPLSSFSQKFRPRLGLVTPPRPLLPKLEPGSIGADSPALSLTNDPILAQSPLKSSKISMDDTLGGFPVKCLVQIVQLSKILRAKREKIGALRDMNSQAEKQRSYGQELNVEFQRKYAALVLELEKLNRDLNQHLLAVQQFCQEIAPEQSGPTLLPCQIRERCYEEAATIVDVTNNASGSPQVSSPAIINLITKLTSLMLQVKNLAETEVSAFELTSIQETLNEIRNSLDESNRAAFQNNIEVHLTHIMSAVSQMGTLQAFSSHNGTQV, from the exons ATGTCTCGTGATTATCTGACGCGTGTGG GTCAGTCAGCAGAGCAGCAAGCTGAGCTGCTCCTCACTTTAAAAAATGGTggcttttcctcttcatcctcatcctcatcctcgtcaGCCTTTTCACAGCCACAGGAGCCACAACAG GACTTCTCGCCATTGTCTGCTCTTGGCCTCCACAGGGTTGGGGAGGACCGGCCATCTCCCTCCAAAGAGCCCAGTATCCAACTCAACCGGCGGGGCATG CCAGCtcggatgaggaagaaaaaccgTCTATATTTTGATGATGACTTGGTCAGTACTCCTACTCAAGTAAAATCTCCAAAGAAGGCTGCACGAGGCACCCCTAAGAAGCAAGTGAATCCCCAGCCCTTGCCTGTTGCTCCTGTCAAGTTG GAACCtccaaccatcaccaccccagACAAGAAAGTGGCACAGCAGAATGGAGTCAGGCTCAGGAACTTTCTCAAGCTTCCACAAGCACACAAATGGGTCTACTTTGAATGGTTCTACTCCAATATTGACAA ACCTTTGTTTGGAGGGGAGAATGACTTCCAGATAGTGCTGAAGGAGGCTTTCCCAGACCTTCGCACAAGGCGACTGACGCGCCGGCAGTGGGGGATGATCCGGCGCATGATGGGCAAGCCGCGCCGCTGCTCACAG GCCTTCTTCCAAGAGGAGTGTCAGTCCCTAGACAAGAAAAGACATGTGCTGAGACTGTTGCAGCAGCGAAAGATCACAGACATTAACACCCTGAAGGACTTCCCACTGCCAGACCAGATCCCTATGCAGCTGGTCATTGGCACTAAG GTCACAGCCCGCATAAGAAAGCCTGAGAATGGGCTGTACACAGGTGTGATTGATGCCGTTGACACTTCAGACAACACCTATAGGATCACCTTTGATCGTCATGGCATTGGCACTCACTCCATCCCAGATTATGAAGTACTG TCAAGTGAGGTGGCAGAGATCATGCCTCTGTCTAGTTTCTCTCAGAAGTTCCGTCCACGGCTGGGCTTGGTCACCCCACCCAGACCGCTGCTGCCTAAGCTGGAGCCAGGAAGCATTGGAGCAGATAGCCCAGCACTTTCTCTCACCAATGATCCCATCCTGGCACAGTCACCACTCAAGTCATCCAAGATATCAATGGATGACACACTGGGAGGCTTTCCTGTCAAATGCCTTGTACAGATT GTCCAGCTCTCAAAAATCCTCCGTGCCAAGCGGGAGAAGATTGGTGCCCTGCGGGACATGAACAGTCaggcagagaaacagagaagctATGGACAAGAGTTGAATGTGGAGTTCCAGAGGAAGTATGCTGCTTTAGTTTTAGAGCTGGAAAAGCTGAACAGGGACCTGAACCAACACCTCCTTGCTGTGCAGCAGTTTTGCCAGGAG ATTGCCCCTGAGCAGTCTGGGCCAACCCTACTGCCATGTCAGATCCGGGAGAGATGCTACGAGGAGGCGGCGACCATCGTGGATGTCACCAACAATGCCTCAGGGTCGCCACAGGTGTCCAGCCCGGCCATCATCAATCTGATAACTAAGCTCACCTCTCTTATGTTGCAGGTGAAG AATTTGGCTGAGACAGAAGTGAGTGCCTTTGAGCTGACCTCTATCCAGGAGACACTAAATGAGATCCGCAATTCCCTGGACGAGTCGAACCGTGCCGCCTTCCAGAACAACATTGAAGTCCACCTGACGCACATCATGTCAGCAGTCTCCCAGATGGGTACGCTACAGGCCTTCAGCAGCCACAATGGGACGCAGGTGTAA
- the LOC135102839 gene encoding protein lin-9 homolog isoform X3: protein MPARMRKKNRLYFDDDLVSTPTQVKSPKKAARGTPKKQVNPQPLPVAPVKLEPPTITTPDKKVAQQNGVRLRNFLKLPQAHKWVYFEWFYSNIDKPLFGGENDFQIVLKEAFPDLRTRRLTRRQWGMIRRMMGKPRRCSQAFFQEECQSLDKKRHVLRLLQQRKITDINTLKDFPLPDQIPMQLVIGTKVTARIRKPENGLYTGVIDAVDTSDNTYRITFDRHGIGTHSIPDYEVLSSEVAEIMPLSSFSQKFRPRLGLVTPPRPLLPKLEPGSIGADSPALSLTNDPILAQSPLKSSKISMDDTLGGFPVKCLVQIVQLSKILRAKREKIGALRDMNSQAEKQRSYGQELNVEFQRKYAALVLELEKLNRDLNQHLLAVQQFCQEIAPEQSGPTLLPCQIRERCYEEAATIVDVTNNASGSPQVSSPAIINLITKLTSLMLQVKNLAETEVSAFELTSIQETLNEIRNSLDESNRAAFQNNIEVHLTHIMSAVSQMGTLQAFSSHNGTQV from the exons ATG CCAGCtcggatgaggaagaaaaaccgTCTATATTTTGATGATGACTTGGTCAGTACTCCTACTCAAGTAAAATCTCCAAAGAAGGCTGCACGAGGCACCCCTAAGAAGCAAGTGAATCCCCAGCCCTTGCCTGTTGCTCCTGTCAAGTTG GAACCtccaaccatcaccaccccagACAAGAAAGTGGCACAGCAGAATGGAGTCAGGCTCAGGAACTTTCTCAAGCTTCCACAAGCACACAAATGGGTCTACTTTGAATGGTTCTACTCCAATATTGACAA ACCTTTGTTTGGAGGGGAGAATGACTTCCAGATAGTGCTGAAGGAGGCTTTCCCAGACCTTCGCACAAGGCGACTGACGCGCCGGCAGTGGGGGATGATCCGGCGCATGATGGGCAAGCCGCGCCGCTGCTCACAG GCCTTCTTCCAAGAGGAGTGTCAGTCCCTAGACAAGAAAAGACATGTGCTGAGACTGTTGCAGCAGCGAAAGATCACAGACATTAACACCCTGAAGGACTTCCCACTGCCAGACCAGATCCCTATGCAGCTGGTCATTGGCACTAAG GTCACAGCCCGCATAAGAAAGCCTGAGAATGGGCTGTACACAGGTGTGATTGATGCCGTTGACACTTCAGACAACACCTATAGGATCACCTTTGATCGTCATGGCATTGGCACTCACTCCATCCCAGATTATGAAGTACTG TCAAGTGAGGTGGCAGAGATCATGCCTCTGTCTAGTTTCTCTCAGAAGTTCCGTCCACGGCTGGGCTTGGTCACCCCACCCAGACCGCTGCTGCCTAAGCTGGAGCCAGGAAGCATTGGAGCAGATAGCCCAGCACTTTCTCTCACCAATGATCCCATCCTGGCACAGTCACCACTCAAGTCATCCAAGATATCAATGGATGACACACTGGGAGGCTTTCCTGTCAAATGCCTTGTACAGATT GTCCAGCTCTCAAAAATCCTCCGTGCCAAGCGGGAGAAGATTGGTGCCCTGCGGGACATGAACAGTCaggcagagaaacagagaagctATGGACAAGAGTTGAATGTGGAGTTCCAGAGGAAGTATGCTGCTTTAGTTTTAGAGCTGGAAAAGCTGAACAGGGACCTGAACCAACACCTCCTTGCTGTGCAGCAGTTTTGCCAGGAG ATTGCCCCTGAGCAGTCTGGGCCAACCCTACTGCCATGTCAGATCCGGGAGAGATGCTACGAGGAGGCGGCGACCATCGTGGATGTCACCAACAATGCCTCAGGGTCGCCACAGGTGTCCAGCCCGGCCATCATCAATCTGATAACTAAGCTCACCTCTCTTATGTTGCAGGTGAAG AATTTGGCTGAGACAGAAGTGAGTGCCTTTGAGCTGACCTCTATCCAGGAGACACTAAATGAGATCCGCAATTCCCTGGACGAGTCGAACCGTGCCGCCTTCCAGAACAACATTGAAGTCCACCTGACGCACATCATGTCAGCAGTCTCCCAGATGGGTACGCTACAGGCCTTCAGCAGCCACAATGGGACGCAGGTGTAA
- the LOC135102839 gene encoding protein lin-9 homolog isoform X1 — translation MADTLESELGQSAEQQAELLLTLKNGGFSSSSSSSSSSAFSQPQEPQQDFSPLSALGLHRVGEDRPSPSKEPSIQLNRRGMPARMRKKNRLYFDDDLVSTPTQVKSPKKAARGTPKKQVNPQPLPVAPVKLEPPTITTPDKKVAQQNGVRLRNFLKLPQAHKWVYFEWFYSNIDKPLFGGENDFQIVLKEAFPDLRTRRLTRRQWGMIRRMMGKPRRCSQAFFQEECQSLDKKRHVLRLLQQRKITDINTLKDFPLPDQIPMQLVIGTKVTARIRKPENGLYTGVIDAVDTSDNTYRITFDRHGIGTHSIPDYEVLSSEVAEIMPLSSFSQKFRPRLGLVTPPRPLLPKLEPGSIGADSPALSLTNDPILAQSPLKSSKISMDDTLGGFPVKCLVQIVQLSKILRAKREKIGALRDMNSQAEKQRSYGQELNVEFQRKYAALVLELEKLNRDLNQHLLAVQQFCQEIAPEQSGPTLLPCQIRERCYEEAATIVDVTNNASGSPQVSSPAIINLITKLTSLMLQVKNLAETEVSAFELTSIQETLNEIRNSLDESNRAAFQNNIEVHLTHIMSAVSQMGTLQAFSSHNGTQV, via the exons ATGGCGGACACTCTTGAAAGCGAATTAG GTCAGTCAGCAGAGCAGCAAGCTGAGCTGCTCCTCACTTTAAAAAATGGTggcttttcctcttcatcctcatcctcatcctcgtcaGCCTTTTCACAGCCACAGGAGCCACAACAG GACTTCTCGCCATTGTCTGCTCTTGGCCTCCACAGGGTTGGGGAGGACCGGCCATCTCCCTCCAAAGAGCCCAGTATCCAACTCAACCGGCGGGGCATG CCAGCtcggatgaggaagaaaaaccgTCTATATTTTGATGATGACTTGGTCAGTACTCCTACTCAAGTAAAATCTCCAAAGAAGGCTGCACGAGGCACCCCTAAGAAGCAAGTGAATCCCCAGCCCTTGCCTGTTGCTCCTGTCAAGTTG GAACCtccaaccatcaccaccccagACAAGAAAGTGGCACAGCAGAATGGAGTCAGGCTCAGGAACTTTCTCAAGCTTCCACAAGCACACAAATGGGTCTACTTTGAATGGTTCTACTCCAATATTGACAA ACCTTTGTTTGGAGGGGAGAATGACTTCCAGATAGTGCTGAAGGAGGCTTTCCCAGACCTTCGCACAAGGCGACTGACGCGCCGGCAGTGGGGGATGATCCGGCGCATGATGGGCAAGCCGCGCCGCTGCTCACAG GCCTTCTTCCAAGAGGAGTGTCAGTCCCTAGACAAGAAAAGACATGTGCTGAGACTGTTGCAGCAGCGAAAGATCACAGACATTAACACCCTGAAGGACTTCCCACTGCCAGACCAGATCCCTATGCAGCTGGTCATTGGCACTAAG GTCACAGCCCGCATAAGAAAGCCTGAGAATGGGCTGTACACAGGTGTGATTGATGCCGTTGACACTTCAGACAACACCTATAGGATCACCTTTGATCGTCATGGCATTGGCACTCACTCCATCCCAGATTATGAAGTACTG TCAAGTGAGGTGGCAGAGATCATGCCTCTGTCTAGTTTCTCTCAGAAGTTCCGTCCACGGCTGGGCTTGGTCACCCCACCCAGACCGCTGCTGCCTAAGCTGGAGCCAGGAAGCATTGGAGCAGATAGCCCAGCACTTTCTCTCACCAATGATCCCATCCTGGCACAGTCACCACTCAAGTCATCCAAGATATCAATGGATGACACACTGGGAGGCTTTCCTGTCAAATGCCTTGTACAGATT GTCCAGCTCTCAAAAATCCTCCGTGCCAAGCGGGAGAAGATTGGTGCCCTGCGGGACATGAACAGTCaggcagagaaacagagaagctATGGACAAGAGTTGAATGTGGAGTTCCAGAGGAAGTATGCTGCTTTAGTTTTAGAGCTGGAAAAGCTGAACAGGGACCTGAACCAACACCTCCTTGCTGTGCAGCAGTTTTGCCAGGAG ATTGCCCCTGAGCAGTCTGGGCCAACCCTACTGCCATGTCAGATCCGGGAGAGATGCTACGAGGAGGCGGCGACCATCGTGGATGTCACCAACAATGCCTCAGGGTCGCCACAGGTGTCCAGCCCGGCCATCATCAATCTGATAACTAAGCTCACCTCTCTTATGTTGCAGGTGAAG AATTTGGCTGAGACAGAAGTGAGTGCCTTTGAGCTGACCTCTATCCAGGAGACACTAAATGAGATCCGCAATTCCCTGGACGAGTCGAACCGTGCCGCCTTCCAGAACAACATTGAAGTCCACCTGACGCACATCATGTCAGCAGTCTCCCAGATGGGTACGCTACAGGCCTTCAGCAGCCACAATGGGACGCAGGTGTAA